From a single Nicotiana tabacum cultivar K326 chromosome 8, ASM71507v2, whole genome shotgun sequence genomic region:
- the LOC107784890 gene encoding transcription factor bHLH87: MQFLYKHVFQQTYCKLNCSLRVRTNSFHNKLVTKVSMDTLDCDATPIIRSASSSWKNQQQQMIKDSLMMCSFAPVSSKANVFTPIQQQCHDFGDSNAPSAMVLQEFGAAFDPIHVLSSWNIPQRQEAATKLAADSVAGKSRTGPSRDCTKIGPSSFRPQNNVVPNLGDSLSAVCGLMPDNLDCNGPITKSRSLDCLLSATNTSNYTDTSVEDDEISMIFSDDSKRLWNTNTDNFAVSSGESAIDAFILKPIDANDSNNIECPVNETDQHNNPIRSSEAKRHMTKRRRYNRALLQPDLSTKDSGFKLISEDKPKSKKLRSENTNINFQQSSSSASSADDEPDSEAITQMKEMIYCAAAFRPMSFGTEVEAEKPKRKNVRISSDPQTVAARQRREKISEKIKILQKMVPGGSKMDTASMLDEAANYLKFLRSQIQAMEAFGHKIDPLIMTNIRSLSSIPFNYPFPMQPHFPIQLANPVQRPYS, translated from the exons ATGCAGTTTCTATATAAGCACGTCTTCCAACAAACATATTGCAAATTAAATTGCAGCTTAAGAGTTAGAACAAACTCATTTCACAACAAACTTGTTACAAAAGTTTCAATGGATACTCTGGATTGCGATGCGACGCCAATCATCAGAAGCGCGTCTTCTTCATGGAAAAATCAGCAACAGCAAATGATCAAGGACAGCTTAATGATGTGCAGTTTTGCCCCGGTCAGTAGCAAAGCTAATGTTTTCACTCCAATTCAGCAGCAATGTCATGATTTTGGTGATTCAAACGCGCCATCGGCCATGGTTCTTCAGGAATTTGGAGCTGCATTTGATCCAATACACGTCCTTTCTAGTTGGAACATCCCCCAGCGCCAAGAAGCTGCGACAAAATTGGCTGCGGATTCTGTCGCTGGTAAATCAAGAACAGGTCCAAGCAGGGATTGTACTAAAATAGGCCCGTCTTCTTTTCGTCCACAGAACAATGTTGTGCCTAACTTGGGTGATAGTCTATCGGCAGTTTGTGGCCTAATGCCAGATAATCTTGATTGCAATGGCCCAATCACAAAGAGCAGGTCCCTTGATTGCTTGCTCTCTGCAACCAATACAAGCAATTACACGGACACATCGGTCGAAGATGATGAAATTTCCATGATTTTCTCTGATGATTCCAAAAGACTGTGGAATACCAACACTGACAATTTTGCAGTTTCATCTGGAGAATCTGCAATCGATGCCTTCATCTTGAAACCCATCGATGCCAATGACAGCAACAATATTGAGTGCCCTGTTAATGAGACGGATCAACACAACAATCCAATAAGATCTTCGGAAGCAAAGCGTCACATGACCAAGAGAAGAAGATACAATCGTGCTCTGCTCCAACCAG ATTTGTCAACCAAAGACTCAGGTTTCAAGCTCATATCGGAAGACAAACCCAAGTCCAAGAAACTAAGATCAGAAAATACGAACATCAATTTCCAGCAATCTAGCTCGTCAGCATCTTCAGCAGATGACGAGCCTGATTCAGAAGCAATTACGCAAATGAAGGAAATGATTTATTGCGCAGCGGCATTCAGGCCAATGAGCTTTGGCACAGAAGTAGAAGCGGAAAAGCCCAAGAGAAAGAACGTAAGAATATCATCAGATCCACAGACAGTTGCGGCGAGACAAAGGAGGGAAAAGATAagcgaaaaaataaaaatattgcagAAGATGGTACCAGGAGGAAGCAAAATGGACACTGCATCTATGCTTGATGAGGCTGCAAATTATCTCAAGTTTTTAAGGTCACAAATTCAAGCGATGGAAGCTTTTGGCCATAAAATAGATCCATTAATTATGACTAACATTAGGTCTTTATCTTCAATACCATTCAACTATCCATTTCCCATGCAACCCCATTTTCCCATACAATTAGCTAATCCAGTTCAGCGTCCCTATAGTTGA